In a single window of the Methanolobus psychrophilus R15 genome:
- a CDS encoding peptide ABC transporter ATP-binding protein — MKKPLNFLLLIILILGLVSVSGCADKTEKTGVYMASDELVIAMGTHGGEPESGFDPITGWGYNHEPLVQSTLFKRGSNAVVINDLATDHTISEDGMIWTVTIRDDAKFHDGMPLKAGDVAFTFNKAAASAGRVDLTMLEKATAIGDNTVEFTLRNPQSTFINKLIGVGIVPEYAYTGSYGQNPMGSGPYIFKQWNKGQQVIFEANPDYYGQEPYFKKLTIVFMEEDTAFAAAKAGRVNIAEIPHTYANQVVNGKRIVSLETIEACGITLPTGPNTGEKTEDGYPVGNNVTSDIAIRKALNIGIDRLSLVNGPLNGHGAVEFTGVDKLPWGNKEAIFEDGNITEAKRILRDAGWIDTDGDGIVERNGVKAEFTLLYASSAQDRQVLAVAVSEQARELGIKIKVEGASWDKIQNMAISTPVVFKYGDIDPTDVYLRYHSESYDPSNWNNMIRYNNPVVDAYLQNAMTSPDEETAVEYWQLAAWDGETGYSEKGDAPWLWMASINYLYIVDENLDIGTPVIQPHGGNIFGNILEWKRTEN, encoded by the coding sequence ATGAAAAAACCATTGAATTTCTTGCTGTTAATTATATTGATTTTAGGATTGGTATCAGTCTCCGGATGTGCTGATAAAACTGAAAAGACAGGTGTCTATATGGCATCAGATGAACTGGTCATAGCCATGGGTACCCACGGAGGAGAGCCTGAATCAGGCTTTGACCCCATCACCGGCTGGGGCTATAACCATGAACCACTGGTTCAGAGTACCCTTTTTAAAAGGGGCAGTAATGCAGTTGTGATAAATGATCTGGCAACAGACCATACTATCAGTGAGGATGGCATGATCTGGACCGTAACTATAAGGGATGACGCAAAATTCCATGATGGTATGCCACTAAAAGCCGGGGATGTAGCTTTCACATTCAACAAAGCGGCAGCATCCGCCGGCAGAGTGGACCTGACCATGCTTGAAAAAGCTACAGCTATTGGTGATAATACAGTTGAGTTCACACTGCGTAACCCCCAGTCTACCTTCATCAATAAGCTCATTGGAGTAGGCATAGTTCCTGAATATGCCTATACTGGGTCTTATGGTCAAAATCCTATGGGATCCGGCCCATACATATTCAAACAATGGAATAAGGGTCAGCAGGTAATATTTGAAGCAAACCCGGACTATTATGGACAGGAACCGTACTTTAAAAAGCTGACAATCGTCTTTATGGAAGAAGATACTGCTTTTGCCGCAGCCAAGGCAGGGCGGGTGAACATAGCTGAGATCCCGCATACATATGCAAATCAGGTAGTAAATGGAAAGAGGATCGTATCCCTCGAAACTATTGAAGCCTGCGGGATTACCCTGCCAACGGGACCAAACACCGGTGAAAAGACAGAAGACGGGTACCCTGTCGGGAACAACGTGACTTCTGATATTGCAATACGAAAAGCCCTGAATATTGGAATTGACAGACTGTCCCTTGTAAACGGGCCTTTGAACGGGCATGGCGCAGTAGAATTTACAGGCGTAGATAAGCTGCCTTGGGGGAACAAGGAAGCTATTTTTGAAGACGGGAACATTACTGAGGCGAAGAGGATCTTACGTGATGCCGGATGGATAGATACTGACGGTGATGGTATTGTTGAGAGGAATGGAGTAAAAGCCGAATTTACTTTGTTGTATGCGTCCAGTGCACAGGACAGACAGGTATTAGCGGTTGCTGTGTCCGAGCAGGCCAGAGAACTGGGTATCAAAATTAAGGTAGAAGGCGCGAGCTGGGACAAGATCCAGAATATGGCAATCTCCACTCCGGTTGTGTTCAAGTATGGTGATATCGATCCGACTGACGTATACTTAAGATACCACAGTGAGAGCTACGATCCTTCTAACTGGAACAACATGATAAGATACAACAACCCTGTTGTGGATGCTTATCTGCAAAATGCCATGACAAGCCCCGATGAGGAAACAGCCGTTGAATACTGGCAACTGGCCGCGTGGGACGGAGAGACCGGATACTCTGAAAAAGGCGATGCTCCATGGTTGTGGATGGCATCCATTAACTATCTCTATATAGTGGATGAGAATCTGGACATCGGAACTCCTGTGATACAGCCTCATGGCGGTAATATCTTCGGGAACATTCTGGAATGGAAACGTACTGAAAACTGA
- a CDS encoding bifunctional inositol-1 monophosphatase/fructose-1,6-bisphosphatase, whose protein sequence is MEDAYYFLELSNRIADAVHDRIKDIAGTLRASDTLYMGADGTPTKFIDDIAEKVILEVLSGEGRSMRILSEECGEKIIGDSPQYTIIVDPIDGTYNACFGIPFYSISLAFKHALEEKICFGYVKNLATGDIFHAQRGKGAFLNSGRIEISNKPDISKFCVSIYGYRPHIKETTMLCRKVRRVRILGSVALELCYTAAGKFDAFIDVRGSLRLTDVAAGKLIIEEAGGVVTDGSGAPLLLEDSIINKVHMVASNGHAHEDILKLLAGSSHEG, encoded by the coding sequence ATGGAGGATGCTTATTATTTTCTGGAGCTAAGCAACCGGATAGCTGATGCTGTGCACGACCGTATAAAGGATATTGCGGGAACGCTCAGGGCCAGCGATACTCTTTATATGGGAGCTGACGGTACTCCCACAAAATTCATCGATGACATCGCGGAAAAAGTGATCCTGGAAGTACTCTCAGGGGAAGGAAGATCCATGCGGATCCTCAGCGAGGAATGTGGTGAAAAGATAATAGGTGACTCTCCACAATACACAATTATAGTTGACCCCATTGATGGGACCTACAATGCATGTTTTGGGATCCCATTTTACAGCATATCTCTCGCATTCAAGCACGCACTTGAGGAAAAGATATGTTTCGGGTATGTGAAGAACCTCGCCACTGGAGACATATTTCATGCCCAGAGGGGAAAAGGGGCTTTTCTTAATTCAGGAAGAATAGAAATATCAAATAAGCCGGACATAAGTAAATTCTGTGTAAGTATCTATGGTTACAGGCCCCACATCAAAGAAACCACCATGCTTTGCAGGAAGGTCAGAAGGGTACGAATACTTGGCAGCGTGGCTCTTGAGTTATGCTACACAGCTGCAGGGAAGTTCGATGCATTCATCGACGTAAGGGGATCACTGCGCCTGACTGACGTTGCAGCCGGCAAATTGATCATAGAAGAGGCAGGCGGGGTTGTCACTGATGGGTCCGGTGCTCCTCTGCTTCTTGAGGACAGTATAATAAACAAAGTACACATGGTTGCATCCAACGGGCATGCGCATGAAGATATATTGAAGCTTTTGGCAGGAAGTTCGCATGAAGGTTAA
- a CDS encoding 2-isopropylmalate synthase, whose translation MSQIEAYSRNKLVDYLNLKPLDIEICDVTLRDGEQTPGVVFTREEKIALANELDSIGVEIIEAGFPVVSSAERSIVKEIANMGLNAKTCCLSRSVISDVEVAVECDVDFISVFIAMSDLHLKYKYHKTYDEMFASAMEAVQYAKDHGVGVRFAAEDGSRTDIEVLKKAFRAAEEYKVDYVSIADTIGILSPSTTYYLVSEIKKVVHTPICIHCHNDLGMATANTLAAAEAGAKQLHTTVNAIGERAGNASLEEVLVSLRVQYGIERYDTTKLMDLSRMVNDFSGIRPAITKAIVGEHAFSHESGIHVCAILEEPRTYELFSPEMVGGTRHLIVGKHTGMKALRGIVKSMGYDLEKEQLCALLEKIKNCTEAKKGISPKRLKEMINDVSGV comes from the coding sequence ATGTCACAAATCGAAGCATATTCAAGGAATAAACTTGTCGATTACCTTAATCTGAAGCCTCTTGATATTGAGATCTGCGATGTCACACTGCGTGATGGTGAACAGACACCGGGGGTTGTTTTTACAAGGGAGGAGAAGATAGCACTTGCAAATGAGCTTGATTCTATTGGTGTTGAGATCATTGAAGCAGGTTTCCCTGTAGTGTCCTCTGCTGAAAGATCAATAGTGAAAGAAATAGCAAACATGGGCCTGAATGCCAAAACCTGCTGCCTTTCACGTTCTGTTATAAGTGATGTAGAGGTTGCCGTTGAATGTGATGTGGATTTTATCAGCGTGTTCATAGCCATGTCAGACCTTCATCTCAAGTACAAGTATCACAAGACCTACGATGAGATGTTTGCCAGCGCAATGGAGGCTGTCCAGTACGCTAAGGACCACGGGGTCGGTGTAAGGTTTGCAGCCGAAGACGGCTCAAGGACCGATATCGAAGTACTGAAGAAAGCTTTCAGGGCCGCAGAGGAGTATAAAGTGGACTACGTCAGCATTGCTGATACTATTGGAATACTTTCTCCAAGCACCACCTATTACCTTGTCAGTGAGATAAAGAAAGTGGTGCATACACCCATCTGTATCCACTGCCATAACGATCTAGGCATGGCAACTGCAAACACGCTGGCTGCTGCCGAAGCCGGAGCAAAGCAACTCCATACAACTGTAAATGCTATTGGGGAAAGAGCTGGTAATGCTTCCCTGGAAGAGGTACTTGTTTCCCTTCGGGTCCAATACGGAATTGAAAGGTATGATACCACAAAACTGATGGACCTTTCAAGAATGGTCAATGATTTCTCAGGTATCAGGCCAGCCATCACCAAGGCCATAGTAGGGGAACATGCATTCTCGCACGAGTCAGGCATACATGTCTGTGCCATTCTGGAAGAGCCAAGGACCTACGAGCTCTTCAGCCCCGAAATGGTTGGAGGAACCCGACACCTGATAGTTGGTAAACACACGGGAATGAAAGCACTGAGGGGCATTGTTAAAAGTATGGGATATGATCTCGAGAAAGAGCAACTCTGTGCCCTGCTTGAGAAAATAAAGAACTGCACAGAAGCAAAGAAAGGAATATCCCCGAAAAGACTGAAAGAAATGATCAATGATGTCAGCGGGGTTTAA
- the dppD gene encoding peptide ABC transporter ATP-binding protein: MVTTNEDRERAEALLKVRDLSLSFFQYTSGLRQTELRIISNMNLEAYSGEVLAVVGSSGSGKSLLAHAILGILPSNSRLSGSMEYKGQSLTQEKKEELRGKEISLIPQSTTYLDPLMRISDQVTGSVEKKDKGLMRERQRDIFQRYNLRPDVGRMLPHELSGGMARRVLVSTALMSSAELIIADEPTPGLDERSLDETLRYFKDMAKKGCAVILITHDIEAALKISDRIAIFYAGTILEEARIEDFRNDGEDLRHPYTRALWNALPQNRFQATKGHQPMQDELNGGCVYFERCSIRTEHCSEDVPQLKRIDGGLVRCNNVS, translated from the coding sequence ATGGTAACGACTAATGAGGATAGGGAGAGAGCTGAAGCTCTTTTGAAAGTAAGGGATCTTTCACTTTCTTTCTTTCAATATACTTCCGGGCTTCGCCAGACAGAACTGCGAATAATCTCCAATATGAACCTGGAAGCTTACAGTGGAGAGGTTCTGGCTGTCGTAGGTTCAAGTGGGTCTGGCAAAAGTCTTCTGGCGCATGCTATCCTGGGAATCTTGCCTTCTAACTCCAGGCTTTCAGGTAGTATGGAGTATAAGGGCCAGAGTCTTACACAAGAGAAAAAAGAAGAACTCCGAGGTAAGGAAATATCTCTTATACCCCAGTCGACGACCTATCTGGACCCCTTAATGAGAATTTCCGATCAGGTGACGGGAAGCGTTGAAAAGAAGGATAAGGGATTGATGCGAGAGCGGCAGAGGGATATCTTCCAAAGGTATAATTTGCGGCCAGATGTCGGCAGAATGCTCCCTCATGAACTGTCAGGTGGTATGGCCAGAAGGGTCCTGGTCTCAACTGCCCTGATGAGCTCTGCAGAGCTCATAATTGCAGATGAGCCGACTCCCGGACTGGATGAGAGGAGTCTGGATGAGACTCTGAGATATTTCAAGGACATGGCGAAAAAAGGATGCGCAGTCATACTTATAACCCATGACATAGAGGCCGCATTGAAGATATCTGACAGGATCGCAATATTCTACGCCGGCACTATCCTGGAGGAAGCCAGGATCGAGGATTTTAGAAACGATGGAGAGGATCTGAGACATCCATATACACGTGCCCTGTGGAACGCTCTTCCGCAAAACAGGTTCCAGGCAACAAAAGGTCACCAGCCGATGCAGGATGAGCTTAATGGAGGATGTGTGTACTTTGAAAGATGCTCTATCAGGACCGAGCATTGCTCAGAAGATGTCCCGCAGTTGAAAAGGATAGATGGAGGACTGGTGAGGTGCAATAATGTATCTTAA
- a CDS encoding transcriptional regulator, XRE family, with protein MQLPTPDEIKQKRVELSLTQSDLAKRAGVSQPLIARIESGDVDPRLSTLRKIIEVFEDAEKEDILVVNIMNTDVISVSPEEHVDAAVQIMGKYHISQIPVISNGVPVGSISEEMIVRSLADKKKAMVSQMIIKEMMGDSFPTVSPNADIKVVSHILEKNPAVLVLEKGHVVGVVTKHDVMQMLNG; from the coding sequence ATGCAACTTCCTACGCCTGATGAGATAAAACAAAAAAGGGTAGAACTGAGCCTAACCCAGAGTGACCTCGCAAAACGTGCGGGAGTCAGCCAGCCGCTGATCGCGCGTATAGAATCAGGGGATGTGGACCCGAGATTATCCACCCTCAGGAAGATAATCGAGGTATTCGAGGATGCGGAAAAGGAGGATATCCTTGTGGTCAACATCATGAATACCGATGTGATCTCGGTTTCTCCGGAGGAACATGTAGATGCTGCTGTGCAGATAATGGGCAAGTATCACATTTCCCAGATACCGGTCATATCCAACGGGGTTCCGGTGGGGAGCATCTCCGAGGAGATGATTGTGAGGTCCCTGGCTGACAAAAAGAAAGCCATGGTCTCGCAGATGATTATCAAGGAGATGATGGGTGATTCTTTCCCAACAGTTTCTCCTAATGCTGATATTAAGGTAGTATCCCATATACTCGAAAAGAATCCTGCGGTCCTGGTACTAGAAAAAGGCCATGTGGTCGGGGTCGTCACAAAGCATGATGTGATGCAGATGCTCAACGGATGA
- the dppE gene encoding dipeptide ABC transporter, ATP-binding protein: MYLKGESISFGYRKDDLILNNVDISLGSGEVLGLVGDSGSGKSTLCKILAGYEKNYQGNVSIDGKKIHSNAYNPVQLIFQHPEKAVNPRWKMRDILNEGHVVSQDVLSSFGIKKSWLDRWPNELSGGELQRFALARALSPETKFLIADEITTMVDAITQVQIWESILDIAEKLNIGILVVSHEKNLLKKVCNEVIYLSRINNAGLYNELAFRDMQNASLGGMVPE; the protein is encoded by the coding sequence ATGTATCTTAAAGGTGAGAGTATAAGTTTTGGATACAGGAAGGATGACCTGATATTGAATAATGTGGACATATCTTTAGGCAGCGGGGAAGTATTAGGGCTGGTGGGAGACAGCGGAAGCGGCAAATCCACTCTCTGCAAGATACTTGCCGGGTATGAGAAGAACTATCAGGGAAATGTAAGTATAGATGGGAAGAAAATACACTCAAACGCATATAATCCCGTCCAGCTTATATTCCAGCACCCGGAAAAGGCTGTGAATCCAAGATGGAAGATGAGAGATATCCTGAATGAGGGCCATGTAGTTTCACAGGACGTTCTAAGCTCTTTTGGAATAAAGAAGAGCTGGCTTGATAGGTGGCCTAATGAGCTTTCCGGCGGCGAGCTTCAGCGGTTTGCCCTTGCAAGGGCCCTGAGTCCTGAAACGAAGTTCCTGATAGCTGACGAGATAACCACAATGGTGGATGCTATCACACAGGTCCAGATATGGGAGAGCATCCTCGATATTGCTGAGAAGCTGAATATCGGGATCCTGGTTGTGAGCCATGAAAAGAACCTGCTGAAAAAGGTATGCAATGAGGTTATATATCTATCCCGGATAAATAATGCAGGCCTGTATAACGAACTTGCTTTCAGGGACATGCAGAATGCATCGCTTGGTGGAATGGTGCCAGAGTGA
- the dppC gene encoding dipeptide ABC transporter, permease protein, whose translation MRTAVPINSKGLFRGLNLRQRTILLISLMSLLLMTVLASSLYIDSTSLSTNFDSRNLAPSLEHPFGTDWMGRDMFARTLTGLGLSIMVGAFASSISTSVSIFLGLLSSMGKTADSFVSWLVDLFLSIPHLLLIILISIGLGGGATGVIIGVGLTHWTSLTRVVRAEIKQIKTQDYIHISSNFGKPNWWIARKHILPHLIPQFLLGMILVFPHAILHEASVTFLGFGLSPHEPAIGIILSESMRYLAAGYWWLAFFPGLSLLIVVLAVDVIGENLGKLMDPRKAHE comes from the coding sequence ATGAGAACTGCTGTTCCAATAAATAGCAAAGGACTGTTCAGGGGGCTGAACCTAAGGCAAAGGACAATCCTCTTAATAAGCCTCATGTCGCTCTTATTGATGACAGTTCTAGCCTCAAGCCTCTATATCGACAGTACCTCACTGTCTACTAACTTCGATTCCAGGAATCTTGCTCCCTCTCTTGAACATCCATTTGGGACTGACTGGATGGGAAGGGATATGTTTGCAAGAACTCTCACGGGACTGGGCCTAAGTATCATGGTTGGAGCTTTCGCTTCTTCTATCAGTACTTCAGTGAGCATTTTCCTGGGTTTGCTCTCCAGTATGGGAAAAACTGCAGATTCCTTTGTGTCCTGGCTGGTAGACCTGTTCCTCTCAATACCTCATCTGCTGTTAATTATCCTTATTTCTATAGGATTGGGGGGAGGCGCAACAGGAGTTATAATCGGGGTTGGATTAACCCACTGGACAAGCCTGACAAGAGTGGTGAGAGCAGAGATCAAGCAGATAAAAACCCAGGATTATATCCATATATCCAGTAATTTCGGTAAACCAAACTGGTGGATAGCCAGAAAGCACATTCTGCCTCATTTAATCCCTCAGTTCTTATTGGGCATGATCCTGGTATTCCCACACGCAATTTTGCATGAGGCTTCTGTCACTTTTCTGGGCTTCGGGCTTTCACCGCACGAGCCGGCAATCGGTATAATCCTGTCAGAATCGATGAGATACCTTGCAGCAGGATACTGGTGGCTTGCATTCTTCCCGGGCCTATCACTTTTAATTGTAGTCCTGGCAGTCGACGTGATAGGTGAGAACCTTGGAAAGCTGATGGATCCCAGAAAAGCACATGAGTGA
- a CDS encoding K+-dependent Na+/Ca+ exchanger related-protein has product MVLETAVLLILSLLLITKGADWFVESAVSISEKSGIPKIIVGATIVSFATTSPEFAVSVTAAYIGHVDLSVGNAVGSAICNIGLVLGLIVAIKAIPVDKHGFLRKGAFMLLSGILLIMLTLDGKLSPIDGLLLLTVFVGFMYYNYKLQRAVFNGDEDRRERTPLREMKRDILLFVTGSLMVVIGSRILVDAGIAVAEWLGVPQMLIGLTLVALGTSLPELITAVSSLLKGHQDISIGNILGANIMDITLILGVSSQIRTLEILPQSITYDFPAMLLIMVFLVIFGITKNKLDRWEGGLLLGGYFAYVVGLFVYFR; this is encoded by the coding sequence ATGGTGCTGGAAACTGCCGTATTACTTATCTTAAGCCTGCTGCTGATAACCAAAGGAGCTGACTGGTTCGTGGAATCAGCAGTCTCGATCTCTGAGAAGAGCGGTATCCCCAAGATCATCGTGGGTGCTACGATCGTAAGTTTTGCCACGACGTCTCCTGAGTTTGCTGTGTCCGTGACAGCTGCATACATTGGTCATGTGGACCTTTCCGTAGGCAATGCAGTAGGTTCAGCTATATGCAACATCGGTCTTGTTCTGGGTCTTATCGTCGCTATTAAGGCTATACCTGTCGATAAGCATGGTTTTTTACGCAAGGGCGCCTTTATGCTTTTATCTGGCATATTGCTCATCATGCTCACCCTTGATGGGAAGCTTTCACCAATTGATGGCTTGCTCCTCCTTACAGTGTTCGTGGGATTCATGTACTACAACTATAAATTGCAGCGTGCGGTGTTTAACGGAGATGAGGACAGGCGTGAGCGCACCCCTCTGCGGGAAATGAAGAGGGACATCCTTCTTTTCGTTACAGGTTCGCTCATGGTAGTGATAGGCAGCCGCATACTTGTTGATGCCGGTATAGCTGTCGCAGAATGGCTTGGAGTACCTCAGATGCTGATAGGCCTGACACTTGTAGCCCTTGGCACTTCTCTTCCGGAACTGATAACTGCCGTCTCATCACTCCTGAAAGGACACCAGGATATTTCCATTGGTAATATTCTGGGTGCTAATATAATGGACATCACTTTAATCCTTGGTGTATCTTCCCAGATAAGGACACTGGAGATCCTGCCTCAGTCCATAACATACGATTTCCCGGCAATGCTGTTGATAATGGTGTTTCTGGTAATCTTTGGCATTACGAAGAATAAGCTGGATAGGTGGGAAGGCGGCCTGCTTCTGGGTGGGTATTTTGCATACGTTGTCGGCCTTTTCGTATATTTCAGGTGA
- a CDS encoding NAD(+) kinase — translation MKVKKIGIVSRYDNLEALEMAGAILQTFEKKIEIVLSPKTAEHLGKSNLAVPVENMRSAGAEFVISIGGDGTVLRNISKMEDPLPVLGINMGTLGFLVDVQPAEAITAIEDVLRGFTYTERSRLGVSFNAETLPPATNEVVLITARPAKILTFRVSLDESLMEEIRADGVVIATPTGSTAYAMSAGGPIVDPRVNASLIVPLAPFKLSARPWVVPATSTIKVEMIIPEKEAVIVIDGQHSYSIKANDVVTLTRAKNPARFVSSSVNGFYEKVQSKLV, via the coding sequence ATGAAGGTTAAAAAGATCGGCATTGTATCACGCTATGATAACCTGGAAGCTCTGGAGATGGCAGGGGCAATTTTGCAGACCTTTGAGAAAAAGATCGAAATCGTGCTGTCTCCCAAAACAGCAGAACACCTGGGAAAAAGCAACCTGGCTGTCCCTGTTGAGAACATGAGGAGTGCCGGGGCCGAATTTGTTATATCCATCGGCGGGGATGGAACCGTACTGCGCAACATTTCCAAAATGGAAGACCCGTTACCTGTCCTGGGAATAAATATGGGCACATTGGGATTCCTTGTTGATGTACAGCCCGCAGAGGCCATCACCGCCATTGAGGATGTACTCAGAGGATTCACATACACAGAACGCAGCCGCCTGGGTGTCTCATTCAACGCGGAAACACTCCCTCCTGCAACCAATGAGGTTGTGCTTATCACTGCAAGACCTGCAAAGATACTCACTTTCAGGGTGTCGCTGGACGAGTCGCTGATGGAAGAGATCAGGGCTGACGGAGTGGTCATTGCGACTCCCACCGGATCAACAGCTTATGCGATGAGTGCAGGCGGTCCCATAGTTGACCCAAGGGTTAACGCCTCCCTGATAGTACCCCTGGCACCTTTCAAGCTTTCTGCCAGACCTTGGGTGGTCCCGGCTACAAGTACTATCAAAGTTGAGATGATAATCCCTGAAAAGGAAGCAGTGATAGTCATTGATGGCCAGCACTCTTATAGTATTAAGGCCAACGATGTTGTCACACTTACAAGAGCAAAGAACCCTGCAAGGTTTGTCAGCAGTTCTGTCAACGGATTCTATGAAAAAGTGCAGAGCAAACTTGTCTAG
- a CDS encoding glyceraldehyde-3-phosphate dehydrogenase produces MSKVKVAINGYGTIGKRVADAVNLQDDMEVIGISKTRPNFETQLAHQKGYPVYTLADKADAMKKAGIPVSGSIEDMVANADIVVDCTPGGVGEENKSLYEKAGVKAIWQGGEEHELAGVSFNATANYEEAFGKDFVRVVSCNTTGLCRVIYPLDQQFGVNKVRVTLMRRAADPGDIKKGPINAIVPNPIKLPSHHGPDVKTIMPHINIVSTAVKLPTTLMHVHTLNIELDKECSAADVRSIFEKQPRIRLIGQGINSTAEIIELGRDLGRPRNDMWENCVWDDSITMHEGELYFFQAIHQESIVIPDNVDAIRAMTELEKDGARSVAKTNKAMGI; encoded by the coding sequence ATGTCGAAAGTAAAAGTGGCTATAAATGGTTACGGTACCATAGGTAAAAGAGTTGCAGATGCTGTGAACCTGCAGGACGATATGGAAGTCATAGGTATTTCCAAGACCAGACCTAACTTTGAGACCCAGCTTGCACATCAGAAGGGCTATCCGGTATATACTCTTGCAGACAAGGCAGATGCAATGAAAAAGGCAGGAATACCTGTGTCCGGCAGTATTGAAGACATGGTTGCAAATGCCGATATTGTGGTTGACTGCACTCCCGGAGGAGTTGGAGAAGAGAACAAGAGCTTATACGAGAAGGCTGGCGTCAAGGCCATCTGGCAGGGCGGGGAAGAGCACGAGCTTGCTGGTGTTTCTTTCAATGCGACAGCCAATTACGAAGAGGCCTTCGGTAAGGACTTCGTAAGAGTAGTCTCCTGTAACACCACAGGTCTGTGCAGGGTCATCTATCCTCTGGACCAGCAATTCGGCGTCAACAAAGTAAGGGTCACCCTTATGAGAAGAGCAGCCGACCCCGGAGATATCAAGAAAGGACCTATCAACGCAATAGTGCCAAACCCCATCAAACTCCCTTCACACCACGGCCCGGATGTCAAGACCATCATGCCTCACATCAATATAGTGTCGACTGCAGTAAAACTTCCTACGACGCTCATGCATGTACACACACTCAACATCGAGCTCGATAAAGAATGCTCTGCGGCTGATGTAAGGAGCATCTTTGAGAAGCAGCCCCGCATAAGGCTCATTGGGCAAGGCATTAACTCCACTGCCGAGATAATAGAGCTTGGCAGGGACCTCGGACGTCCGAGGAACGATATGTGGGAGAACTGTGTATGGGATGATTCCATCACAATGCACGAAGGAGAACTCTATTTCTTCCAGGCCATCCATCAGGAATCCATCGTTATACCGGATAATGTGGATGCAATCCGTGCAATGACGGAACTTGAGAAGGACGGCGCAAGATCCGTAGCTAAGACCAACAAAGCAATGGGTATCTGA
- the dppB gene encoding peptide ABC transporter permease, translated as MRHEKLAVFSLKKIIKLIFLLVVVSIASFWLVEQAPIDPVKIYIGAMSVTPEQKAILEDYWGVNTPAREKYLNWVGNILKGDLGDSLIYRMPVSDVIKERFTASLVLMASAWLLSGIIGFVLGIVAGMKNGTWVDKAIKTYCYILLATPTFWLALVMLLVFSVYLGWFPIGLGVPIAVAAEDVTLLDRLKHLILPTITLSLLGVAAIAMFTREKLIEVMSSDYVLFAKARGEKGFGLVLRHGVRNVALPAITLQFLGFSELFGGAVLVEQVFSYPGLGQAAVEAGIRSDVPLLLGIVLISTVFVFIGNLIADIIYRFVDPRIKQQEMRT; from the coding sequence GTGAGACACGAAAAACTAGCTGTTTTCTCATTAAAAAAGATTATTAAATTGATTTTCCTCTTAGTAGTTGTTTCAATTGCCAGTTTCTGGCTTGTCGAGCAGGCTCCGATAGACCCTGTGAAGATCTACATCGGGGCAATGAGCGTTACACCGGAGCAAAAAGCAATACTGGAAGATTATTGGGGAGTCAATACACCGGCCCGCGAAAAATACCTTAACTGGGTAGGGAATATCCTTAAGGGGGATCTCGGTGATTCACTGATATACAGGATGCCTGTAAGTGATGTCATTAAAGAGCGATTTACTGCTTCTCTGGTCCTTATGGCTTCCGCATGGTTATTGTCAGGGATAATAGGTTTTGTTCTTGGAATAGTTGCCGGAATGAAAAACGGGACATGGGTAGACAAGGCAATAAAGACTTACTGTTATATCCTGCTTGCAACTCCTACATTCTGGCTGGCATTGGTCATGCTGCTTGTATTCTCAGTGTATCTGGGGTGGTTCCCCATAGGTCTGGGTGTACCGATAGCTGTTGCAGCTGAAGATGTGACACTTCTTGATCGCCTGAAGCATTTGATCCTCCCGACTATAACCCTGAGTTTACTGGGAGTTGCTGCAATTGCAATGTTCACCCGTGAAAAATTAATAGAGGTTATGTCAAGCGATTATGTATTGTTCGCAAAGGCAAGGGGCGAGAAAGGATTCGGTCTGGTATTAAGGCATGGGGTCAGGAATGTAGCGCTTCCGGCTATCACACTGCAGTTTTTAGGTTTCAGTGAACTGTTTGGGGGAGCTGTTCTTGTAGAGCAGGTATTCTCATATCCGGGGCTCGGGCAGGCTGCAGTAGAAGCGGGCATAAGGTCTGATGTTCCACTGCTTCTAGGGATTGTTCTTATAAGCACTGTGTTTGTCTTTATTGGCAATCTGATCGCTGATATAATATATAGATTCGTGGACCCCCGGATAAAACAACAGGAGATGAGAACATGA